A stretch of the Neofelis nebulosa isolate mNeoNeb1 chromosome 1, mNeoNeb1.pri, whole genome shotgun sequence genome encodes the following:
- the LOC131484889 gene encoding olfactory receptor 5P68-like, producing the protein MSTVTYVILLGFGDLEENETILFFLFLSLYMITLFSNLLLIFAVQKSSHLHTPMYFFLCHLSCVDVGYLSSIFPQLLWEVLAAGVTIYFTACVMQLYVVGALLTVECFLLAVMSYDCSLAICRPLRYSVLTDHRVCVKLAVASWTGGFLFVGAVLVLLSSLTFCGPHIINHFFCDFFPLVKLSCTDTTMVERAEFASSFLSLSPFFWTLLSYGCILSSILRISSSTGRHRAFSTCSSHLIVMSLFYGTLVVVYMIPPSETTFSLNKLFSLFYTVLIPILNPLVYSLRNKDVQIALEKEATPSCSVDN; encoded by the coding sequence atgtccACTGTTACTTATGTCATCCTGCTTGGTTTTGGGGaccttgaagaaaatgaaactatccttttctttttattcctcagCCTTTATATGATCACACTGTTTAGTAACCTGCTGCTGATCTTTGCTGTCCAGAAAAGTTCACATCTTCATACTCCAATGTATTTTTTCCTGTGCCATTTATCCTGTGTGGATGTTGGATACTTAAGCAGCATTTTTCCCCAGTTGCTGTGGGAGGTTTTGGCTGCTGGTGTCACTATCTACTTTACTGCCTGTGTGATGCAATTGTACGTTGTTGGTGCTCTGCTCACTGTGGAGTGTTTCCTCCTGGCTGTCATGTCCTATGATTGCTCTTTGGCCATCTGTCGGCCCCTGAGATACTCAGTACTTACGGACCACAGAGTTTGTGTCAAGTTGGCAGTTGCTTCGTGGACTGGTGGTTTTCTGTTCGTGGGTGCCGTGCTAGTTTTGCTTAGCTCTTTAACTTTCTGTGGTCCCCACATCATCAACCATTTCTTTTGTGACTTCTTCCCACTGGTGAAGCTTTCCTGCACAGACACTACAATGGTGGAAAGGGCAGAATTTGCTTCATCATTCCTATCCCTGTCTCCATTCTTTTGGACATTGTTATCATACGGTTGCATTCTGTCCTCCATTTTAAGGATTTCTTCTTCTACCGGGAGACACAGAGCCTTCTCCACCTGCtcatcccacttgattgtgatgaGTTTGTTTTATGGAACTCTGGTTGTGGTGTACATGATACCACCATCAGAAACAACATTCAGTCTGAACaagcttttctcacttttctaCACAGTCCTCATACCCATTCTTAATCCCTTAGTTTATAGTCTGAGAAACAAGGATGTTCAAATTGCTCTGGAGAAAGAAGCCACACCCAGTTGTTCAGTAGATAACTAG